The Erinaceus europaeus chromosome 11, mEriEur2.1, whole genome shotgun sequence DNA window tcaatgacctgggttcaatctcccagtctccacctgcagggggaaagctttgcaagtggtgaagcagtgatgcaaacatctctctttctccctatcatcctcttccctctcgatttccgtctctctctatccaataaataaataaagatagttaaaaaattaaaattcaatgaGTGTTGTAAAAGAAAAAGCATGATTCTGTGAGAGGAAATTAGACTAAGGCCCTGCTTTTCTTGGGTGCCAAGGGTGGGTGGCCAGGGAGGGTCCCTCTGTAAGGGAGCTGTGAGGCATGCCAAGTTGTTGGGAGGGATCAGAGAAGAGGATTCTACGCAGCAGACACAGTAGTGAATGAAGGACTGAGGTAGAAAAGTAAATCaggagggaccaggaggtggcacatctgattaagcacacatgttacaatgcacaaggacccaggttcaagcccctggtccccgcctgcaggggggaaagcttcacaagtggggaagcaggactgcaggtgtctctctgtctctttccctttctatctccccctcctttctccatttatctctgtctctatccaataacaaataaataaaattaaaatatttttagaaaagaaaagggaattggAACATTTGAGAACCTGAAATTCACGGACCGGAGCTTGGAGGTCAGAGGGGCTGAGATGGTATCATGGAGTCTGATGAGGTTTCATTCATTCTGACCAACTGGGCTGCAAAGAATTTGCATGTTCCATTATGAGTTTTAGAAATCACAGAAgagctggttttcttttttttaataggggaGTGACATGATCAGGTATATTTACTGCCAAGAGGATGCAGTGACCATTCAGATAATGTCTTGGCGATGGCAAGATTAAAAGGGCCAGCTAAGGGGcttttccagaatcctgtctAGGCAGGTATCAAGCAGGGGTGTTTGGACGAGAATCCTAATAAAGGGAGGGAAACAAACAGGTCAAAAGGTATTTATGGGGAGAATCAGTAATACTTGCTGATACAGCATCAGGGTGGGTAAAGTGATAAGTCATCTTAGGCCACCCACAGCTTTTGGCTTGAGAACATGATAGATAGGAGTGATTTTGTTCTTTCCTGATACATAGAAATCAAAGGGAAGCAGCTTTTGTCTTGTTTATTTGAGTTGATTTAGGGGAGAGGGTGGCCAGACCATGAGTTTGGTTCGGGACACATCAGTTAGCAATCCCAGCTATTATTATTTataagtctaatgtcaaaacggAGTTCAGGGCTGGGAGATAAATTTGAGAGCCCTGGCCTTGTGGGTCATGTGTGCATGGAAACAGCAATGAAAGAACCAGTTTCTGGAAGAACTGCAGAGTCCAAGAAACGTTCAGGACCAGCCTCTGAACAACTCCAACCTGGAGCTGAGCAAGTCAAAAAAGGCACCTGGTAAACGTGGCCATTGAGGGAGGAGTGTCTGCTGTGCACAGGGGCAGCAGCTTCCATGAGAAGGGAATGGGGCGTATTTAACCAGCAAGATGTGTTTTCATCTCATTTCTCTTAGGTCAAGTCTCTTAGGACTTCTGTATGACTTAATGTCCTTTCACTGATCCTCTCTCTTTGCTTCCTTAGGTTATAAATATAATCAATGCTGCCCAAGAAAACAGCCCTGTCACAGTAGCAGAGGCGTTGGACAGAGTTCTGGAGATTTTGCGGACCACTGAACTCTACTCCCCCCAGCTGGGTACCAAAGATGAGGACCCTCACACCAGTGACCTTGTGGGAGGCTTGATGACTGTGAGTGTCCAAGAGGAGCTAGACGTGCAGGAGAGGTGATCAGATCCTCTCTAGGGTCCATGGGGCAGAGAAATCGCTAGTTAGAGCTACAGGAATACCTGCTAAGGGCTGACACCAGCAGGGCCTGCAGTCACTATGTCAAGACGTAGTCTGTGTATCATCTTACTCGGAAAGTTCTCACATTTTTATCTTTTCACAGAGCTGACTATATCATCCCTGGGGGAGACTCACATTACAGTAAGAAGTAAATAGATAATTAAGTCATTTATGGATGAATATGCCTGATGGGGGGCCagctagtggcacacctggtcaagcacacatgttagCAATGTGCagagacccgagttcaagcccccagtccctatctgcagggggggagcttcgtgagtactgaagcagggctgcaggtgtctctctgtctctctccctctgtgtctccctctttctcttcagtttctgtctgtctctatcaagtaaatatagatagtaaaaaattattttaagggagtcaggctgtagcgtagcgggttaagcgcaggtggcgcaaagcacaaggaccggcataaggatcccggttcgaaccccggctccccacctgcaggggagtcgcttcacaggtggtgaagcaggtctgcaggtgtctatctttctctcctcctctctgtcttcccctcctctctccatttctctctgtcctatccaacaacaacaacaaaaataataactacaacaataaaaaaaacaacaagggccacaaaagggaataaataaataaaataaatatttaaaaaaaaatattttaaaaagcttttaaaaatatctatatgcCTGGTACCCTGTCGGATTACAGGTCATGGCAAGATCTCCTTGGCCCCCAGACTTTTTATATAATGAAAGAACTTGTATTTAGACTACAGTAATTATTCCTCAAAATTAGCTTTCTGTGATAGTCCCCCGATGGGCAGTAAGCCTCAGCAACCTGGGGCCTGAGCCCCCGCCACATGGGGGCACCGCGCGTGGTGCCAGGGGAGGGGAGCCTCGTGGGTGCTGGAGGCGTGCTATgggatctttcttctttcttctctgtctcttttccttgtaaataaaaagaatttttaaaagtgtacCCAAGAGGCTGCTCAGCCTATCGATGGTAAAGTAGTGGAATTCTGTCTGCCCCCTTCTATGTCCTTTAAAAGACTTCAaatccagattttttttcctccaaagggTAGCAGCAAGTTTATGTtgcaaaatagaaaatataattggaagaaatataatttaaatattagtAAAAAAATTAGGCCAATTTTAAAGGCCATTTGGCCTTTAAAACTTGTGAATTTTAAGAATGTAAAAATAATACAGTCAGGGcctggtgatggcgcacctgcttgagcacacacgttacagtgcacaaggacccgggttctagcccctggtccccacctgcagggagaaagcttcatgagtggtgatgcagggctgcaggtatctctctgtctctctctccctctctatctccccgttcctctcaatttctggctgtgtctatcaataaatgaagataataataataataataataataatacagtctTTATGAGGGTGAATGGGAGCACATCAACACAGCGTGCATCCAAAACAAGATCACTGCTGTGATTTCACTGATGCAGCCTCGCAAAGCTGGAAAAGAAAGATTATGTGGGAGCAGAACCAACACACAGCTCAGGAGTGAGACCCATCTCAGTCACATCCAGCTGGTCTCGGTTAGGAAGCAGAGCGTCTTCTGTCTTGTAGCTGTTGTTCTGATTCAATTTTGAGTTTCAGCCTGGGATTCCATTGATTGGGCTACTTAGGGTTCCTGTCTCCTTGACTAGTGAAAGATGAGAGAAAATTGATTGGCAGTGTGTGCAGCCTGCTTCCTTCTAACAGCGCCTCTCATCTCTGTTCTAGGATGGCTTGAGAAGGCTGTCCGGAAATGAGTATGTGTTCACCAAGAGTAAGTGGTCACTTAGCCATTTGCCGCTGAGATCCTGTCTCCTACTGTGCCTTCCCCCGTGGTGTGATTAGTATCTGGAGAGAGACATGATGTTACTTCCCATGGGATCTCCGTGACCTACATTTGGAACTGGATCTCTTAATTTAATGAAAATCACTTCTCTGAGTACTCTCAGAATAAGAACTGCAAATATCAGTGCCATTAAACAGCTTGGCcagattctttctttctactgGTGGAGGGGTATGTATATTAATGGAAGAGAAGGGTCTAAGAGAAGAGTCTTGAAGTGGTGGTATTTCTTCCCTTGGAAGTTCAAGACTTCACTTCTAGTAGCTACCATGAATGAGGGCAGGGTCTCAGAGACACTTGGGACTCCCTGCTGACcagtccgccccccccccccccgtgtgtttGCTCAGACGTTCACCAGAGTCACAGTCACCTGACAATGCCTGTCAATGACGTCCCCCCTTCCATTGCACAATTACTTGATAATGAGGAAAGCTGGGAATTCAACGTCTTTGAATTAGAAGCTGTCACACACAAAAGGTATGTGGTGTCTCTAAGAtgtgcgcggggggggggggattaggaTTATATTTATTTAGACTTGCACATCTGGAAACACAGGGATCTGTTGAGTCCTTGCCACAAGACCTTACAGATCGTAACTTGATGCCACGGTGGGTGGTTGTCAGGCCTGGAGGGACTGTGACCCTGGAGTGAGCTTCTCTATGGAGAGATAGCATGAGTGGGTAGGACGCAGGATAAGTTCAGCAAGAACCCAAGTtgggggagtcagatggtagcgcagcaggttaaacgcaggtggcgcaaagcacaaggaccggctgtaaggatcccggtttgagcccctggctccctacctgcgggggagtcgcttcacaggcggtgaagcaggtctgcaggtgtctgtctttttctccctctctctgtcttcccctcctctctccatttctctctgtcctatccaacaacgacaacatcagtaacaacaacaagggcaacaaaagggaataaataaatatcaaagaaagaaaaggacccaggttggggaAGTACCATCTTCCAGGatgtaccccccacacacacacacaccccagttcaGTCCTTTGTGCTAGAGAGCAAAGTCCTGAGTTTCCCCAGACACAAACTTGTTGAGAGCCCACCTTACAAAATGAGTGTGAGAATAATGCACACTTTTCTTTCAATCCATTCTGTAGATAGGAGAAATATTAAATGGTCTCGGGGGACACAGAGAAAAATGCACTGTTCGTGTAGTGGTGAAGAGGGACTGTCAGGGATATTTCTAGGCTATGAGAGTCCCTCGAGGGGGAATGTGGTCTCGATGGCCATCTGGGGAGCATTTGAAATACACACCCTATAGAGTAAAGAGTAAATGGCGAGGAGATGCTCCGTCTTCTCTGATTTGGGGAGGAGGCACTGTTCTGGTTGTTGCTGTTTGTTGCCGACAGGACTAttactggggtttagtgcctgcgtgactccattgtttctggagtgctttattttttcctttttaatcgaggatgagagagaaaagaaggaacactgtagcactgctccacaaattgtgaagcttcctgggGAAGAGGCGTTGTAAGGCAGTGTTTTAATCAACACTTATACAAAGTCAAGTATAGAAGAAAaatgctggggagtcgggcggtggcgcagcgggttaaacgcacgtgctgcaaagcgcaaggaccgacgtaaagatcccagttccagcccccggctccccacctgcaggggggtcgcttcccaggcggtgaagcaggtctgcaggtgtctgtctttctctccccctctctgtcttcccctcctctctctcatttctctctgtcctgtccaacaacatcaataacaacaatgataactacaacaacaatgaaaaacaagggcaacaaaagggaaaataaataaataaatattagggaaaaaaaatttttaaatcacatCTAAGAAGAAAAATGCTGGAGGCTGGgtaggggtgcacctggttaagctaagCTCACACACtgctgagtgcaaggacccacataagtatctgagttcgagcccccggctccccacctgcagcaggcggcttcacaagcagtgaagcctgtcttcaggtgtttctctttctctttccctctctatctccccctcttctctcagtttcctcTCTGTTTgatccaatcaaataaaatttttacaaaatggccaccaggagcagtggcttcatagtgccagccctaagccccagagacaaccctggaggcaaaagaaagaaaagaaaaaggcctccGTTTTTCCAGTATCATCGAAGAACATTCTTTTCAGCCACGCACTCTCAGTTCAGGCTTGTTTTCCTGTCTTCTAGGCCCCTGGTCTACCTGGGCTTAAAGGTCTTTTCCAGGTTTGGAGTATGTGAATTCTTACATTGTTCGGAATCTACTCTCCGAGCCTGGCTCCAGGTGATTGAAGCTAACTACCATGCCTCCAACGCTTACCATAACTCAACCCACGCCGCTGACGTCCTCCACGCCACTGCCTTCTTCCTCGGAAAGGAGCGAGTAAAGGTAGGATCGCATTAGCAAGACCTAATTATCTGCCTGTGCTGGAGGTCCAAGAACTCAGTCCGTGCTACAGACAGAGAGTTTTCCTTTACTTGCTGGgggtctttttattagtgatttgatagtcatttacaaaatgataaggtAACTCCCATCATCAGCATCCTGTGCTCTTACCCCTCTCCAGTGGGAACTGGCCACAGGTCTTCCAAGATTATAGACACGGGttgaaaacatacacacacacacacacacacacacacacacacacacatatatataagtgTGCATGTATACCTGCCCATTTTTAGTCATTTCTACAACccagccttcacttcctttcttttcttccttccttcctttcactatttctttctttctttccttctttcttctttttttttttcctccagagttatcctgaggctcagtgcctgcattacatatccactgctcctggagatcattttcttcacatttttgttgaccttgttgctgttattattgttatggctgctgctgttgttggatagaacagagagaaattgagagaggagagaaagatagaaagagggagagaaagggacaccGCTTTATcacttgtcaagtgactcccctgtatgtggggagttggggactcgaaccagcattcatgcacttcatgctatgtgtgcttaacccactgtgctaccacctggccccccttccttccttttttttttttttttttgcctccagggttatcactggggttaggtgccggcactataaatccactgctcctggtggccattttcccattttattggctaggacagaatgacattgagaggggtgggggagacagagagggagagagagaaagagacacacctgcagacctgcttcactgctcatgaagcttcccccctgcaggtggggagcaggagcttgaacctgcatcatcAAGTGGGTCCTTATACTTTCTAAAGCACAACTATCCCCTACTACATTATGCCACCTGGGGAGAGCTAATATTTTCCTGTCTACTGCTTAAcagctcttcctttcccttttccctcagATAAGACAGCCTGATTTCCTCGAGTGAACTAGATATTTTGCAACCAATTTGACAGACTTATTTGGGCTGCCATATTGACAGATCATTAAAGTGTAGTGTCTGTGCCGTTTATATCCAAAATCACATATTCTTCATAAATAGGCAAATAAGTCATATTTGTGAACTTAGGCCACTTTCTCTCTGGCTACTAATGGAATCATGCAAAATAATAGCATATGGTAGACATTTGAAAATGCCTGTTTCgatgctgggggtgtggatccacctgccaacacccatgtccagcggagaagcaatgacagaagccagaactccaccttctgctccccataaagaattcgggtccagactcccagagggataaagaacagggaagcttccaatggaggggatgggacacggaactctggtggtgggaactgtgtggaattgttcccctcttatcttagagtcttgttaatcattattaaataatcaataaattttacaaaaagaaaaggagatgcCTGTTCAGCTTCTTTTTGAAGAACCAGAATGATGGCACCTTAGGGGGAAAATCAGAATACCTATTTTAACTACAGCCTCCGGTCCTATGCCCTCAAGATAACCCACTACAACACACTGAGATGATGAACCCTAGAATGCTCTGAAGTTCTGGGAAGTCAGTGAAGGCTCCGGGGGCTCCAACTCCCCTAGCCCCTTCCCTCCCAGGACACAGGACTGGGCCTGGGTGTCGGGCCTCGTGTGTCCGGAGGATTAACGCTCAGCTTTGCcgctttttgcttccagggaagCCTTGACCAGCTGGACGAGGTGGCTGCGCTAATAGCCGCCACCGTGCACGACGTGGACCACCCAGGAAGGACCAACTCGTTCCTGTGCAACGCAGGCAGCGAGCTCGCCGTGCTGTATAATGATACGGCGGTCTTAGAgagccaccacacagccctggcCTTCCAGCTCACGGCCAAGGACAACAAGTGCAACATTTTCAAGAACATTGACAGGTCTGTTGTCCTCGGGCTTTTGTCCTCAGG harbors:
- the LOC103109509 gene encoding high affinity cAMP-specific and IBMX-insensitive 3',5'-cyclic phosphodiesterase 8B, which gives rise to MARIHSMTIEAPITKVINIINAAQENSPVTVAEALDRVLEILRTTELYSPQLGTKDEDPHTSDLVGGLMTDGLRRLSGNEYVFTKNVHQSHSHLTMPVNDVPPSIAQLLDNEESWEFNVFELEAVTHKRPLVYLGLKVFSRFGVCEFLHCSESTLRAWLQVIEANYHASNAYHNSTHAADVLHATAFFLGKERVKGSLDQLDEVAALIAATVHDVDHPGRTNSFLCNAGSELAVLYNDTAVLESHHTALAFQLTAKDNKCNIFKNIDRNHYRTLRQAIIDMVLATEMTKHFEHVNKFVNSINKPLAAEIEGSDCECNPVGKNFPENQILIKRMMIKCADVANPCRPLDLCVEWAGRISEEYFAQTDEEKRQGLPVVMPVFDRNSCSIPKSQISFIDYFITDMFDAWDAFAHLPALMQHLADNYKHWKTLDDLKCKSLRLPSDS